From Candidatus Thermoplasmatota archaeon, one genomic window encodes:
- a CDS encoding V4R domain-containing protein: protein RRGPAPRGRRPSPRGRAGWGGGLAAPVPDAVTTFTPVEEPARPAARAVLAAPAEAPKARPAGPARPGPRDFAREWERIVREVGARESVLAETRNRRIARPRQLQSLVATLRDRDILYEKGMKVGRTIHSAGYADLAQKLKLNGIAETAEFRSRGDEIEARLTGTDVSKGAPRIGTPVCFLEAGIIAGALDNLEGARFAAKETRCVAAGDPFCEFRVARGETSDG, encoded by the coding sequence CGTCGGGGACCGGCGCCGCGAGGCCGCCGCCCCAGCCCGCGCGGCCGCGCGGGCTGGGGCGGCGGCCTCGCGGCGCCGGTCCCCGACGCCGTGACGACCTTCACGCCCGTCGAGGAGCCCGCGCGTCCCGCGGCCCGTGCCGTCCTTGCGGCCCCGGCGGAGGCGCCGAAGGCGCGTCCCGCGGGCCCCGCCCGTCCAGGACCCAGGGATTTCGCGCGCGAATGGGAGCGGATCGTCCGCGAGGTCGGCGCGCGCGAGAGCGTCCTCGCCGAGACCCGAAACCGCCGCATCGCGCGCCCGCGGCAGCTCCAGAGCCTGGTCGCGACGCTGCGCGACCGCGACATCCTCTACGAGAAGGGCATGAAGGTGGGCCGCACCATCCACAGCGCGGGCTACGCCGACCTCGCCCAGAAGCTCAAGCTGAACGGCATCGCCGAGACGGCCGAGTTCCGATCCCGCGGCGACGAGATCGAAGCGCGCCTGACGGGCACCGACGTCTCGAAGGGCGCGCCCCGCATCGGCACCCCCGTGTGCTTCCTCGAGGCCGGCATCATCGCGGGCGCGTTGGACAACCTCGAAGGCGCGCGATTCGCGGCGAAGGAGACGCGTTGCGTCGCCGCCGGCGACCCGTTCTGCGAATTCCGCGTCGCTCGGGGTGAGACGTCCGATGGATGA
- a CDS encoding V4R domain-containing protein, which yields MDELAGFRNFILVLLALPALVWLVSRREAQAEGGPSSKEGEHHGRDYYLGFTIGRNLPAEDVDEALRLLRDEAMSFTLASDDGGEKTFVAKRLPATRTRNHDLEAGLLSGLLYRTTQTRFEVDEEHCRERGDPVCTFVAVRG from the coding sequence ATGGATGAGCTCGCGGGCTTCCGCAACTTCATCCTCGTGCTCCTCGCGCTTCCCGCCCTCGTCTGGCTCGTCTCGCGTCGCGAGGCGCAGGCCGAGGGCGGTCCCTCCTCGAAGGAAGGCGAGCACCACGGCCGCGACTATTATCTCGGATTCACGATCGGCCGCAATCTGCCCGCGGAGGACGTCGACGAGGCGCTGCGTCTCCTGCGCGACGAGGCCATGAGCTTCACGCTCGCCTCCGACGACGGAGGCGAGAAGACCTTCGTCGCGAAGCGGCTGCCCGCGACGCGCACGCGCAACCACGATCTCGAAGCGGGCCTCCTCTCCGGCCTCCTCTACCGGACGACCCAGACGCGCTTCGAGGTGGACGAGGAGCATTGCCGCGAGCGCGGCGACCC